Proteins encoded by one window of Scatophagus argus isolate fScaArg1 chromosome 4, fScaArg1.pri, whole genome shotgun sequence:
- the LOC124057986 gene encoding uncharacterized protein LOC124057986, with protein MLVKLPEWVTTRWNRYVSEQLDQGYDYPSFHEFASFIAKEARIACNPVSSLHALKHSAETPVREMKRSKANTFATNVKDPVSSSSTFKPDLDEIWPRDSERVKKRSTSLQNSNTGKCICCGENHSIHKCKKLTEMSAEEKKLCIHENKLCFACLRKGHNSRDCRNRAMCGICRKSHPTPLHENRFPAVSKQSAVEESTSSLSCSVKGGEGGSTSMIVPVWISAPNAPDKETLAYALLDTQSSHTFVDQEVCEKLQAVSQPVKLKLSTMMGKDSIVESQRVCDLKVRGFSSNISINLPPAYTRDFIPLDRAHIPTCQTANKWKHLNNIGQEIPPLMDCGVGLLIGYDCSRALIPRKVITGGDYEPYAIKTDLGWSIVGSVPQHVNAKDVTGLCHRVSVRELPPITPPSVIKALESDFADTKSCDKSISQEDICFLQILRGGVQQNEHGHLEMPLPFKVRPHLPDNKKLALARLKHLKRKLDRDPKFKRDYVRFMEGVFKDDEAEKVDTQPEPGKTWYIPHQGVYHPRKPDKIRVVFDCSAKYEGTSLNDHLLTGPDLTNGLTAVLCRFRKHPIAVMCDVEKMFHRFHVSKEDRDYLRFLWWENGDTNSEPTEYRMKVHLFGASSSPGCANYGMKHLASQSEKECPSAASFIKKHFYVDDGLISVQSVGEAIKLVKEAQAVCAKGKLHLHKFLSNNREVLDSISIAERAEEVKNVDLSHDDLPVQRVLGIRWNIESDSFTFKVTPDEKPATRRGILSVVASLYDPLGFLAPFILEGKRVLQEMCQRGTGWDEPLPRDLKFRWETWMKDLENLEKIEIPRCFIPDSFGEVQRVELHHFSDASSQGYGQCSYIRLLSKEKVHCSLVMGKARVAPTKIVTIPRLELTAAVISAAMSNMLKEELELKIDEEYYWTDSQVVLGYISNEARRFHIFVANRVQRIRETTDTRQWHYVETGENPADHASRGLKVADLINSNWFSGPKFLWKREIATNQVTSELLVGDPEVRITQVLKTEAARQFDVQGHLSRFSRWTTAINVIARIKRLANRVKTTDPLNVEERKQAALTLIKLAQQDAFQEPLSMLHQKSGKLPYNHQLYQLDPFLQDGIMRVGGRLRKASVPFELRHPVILPKDGAVTNLIIAHHHDKIQHQGRGQTLNGLRANGYWIVGGSKAVAQYIRQCVRCRRVRAPPEEQRMADLPSDRVDPAPPFIYCGMDCFGPFHTKRGRKEQKRYGLLFTCLCSRAVHIEMLEDMTSDAFINALRCFIAIRGAVRHIRSDQGTNFMGAKNEMARALKELNKERVAAYLADNQCDFQMNTPHSSHTGGVWERQIRTVRSVLSTVLAYSDGRLDDTSLRTFLYEAMSIVNSRPLTVDTINDPTSLEPLTPNHLITMKSSFPLPPPGKFSKEDLYAKKRWRRVQFLSEQFWHRWRKEYLSNIALRQRWHAPRRNVNVGDIVIIKEEDIPRNEWKLAKVVEAHEDDDGLVRKVTVQIGERKLGKKGERLSQPSIVQRPIQKLVVLVKSS; from the coding sequence ATGCTGGTCAAGCTTCCTGAATGGGTGACAACCAGGTGGAACCGCTACGTCTCAGAGCAGCTGGATCAAGGCTATGATTATCCAAGCTTTCATGAGTTTGCTTCGTTCATCGCTAAAGAGGCACGTATTGCATGTAATCCAGTGTCATCCTTACATGCTTTAAAGCACTCTGCAGAGACACCGGTAAGAGAGATGAAGCgctcaaaagcaaacacatttgcCACAAATGTGAAGGATCCAGTTTCATCAAGCTCCACATTCAAACCAGACCTCGATGAAATCTGGCCGAGAGATTCTGAAAGAGTAAAGAAGCGGAGCACATCATTACAGAACTCAAACACAGGCAAGTGTATCTGCTGTGGAGAAAACCACTCCATACATAAATGCaaaaaactaacagaaatgtccgcagaagaaaagaaattgtgTATACATGAGAACAAGTTGTGTTTTGCATGTCTGAGGAAAGGTCACAACTCTAGAGACTGTAGAAACAGAGCCATGTGTGGCATATGCAGAAAGAGTCACCCAACTCCATTGCATGAAAATCGTTTCCCAGCAGTTTCTAAGCAAAGTGCAGTTGAGGAAAGCACATCCTCATTGTCATGCAGTGTGAAGGGAGGAGAAGGTGGTAGCACTTCAATGATTGTACCAGTGTGGATTTCAGCACCTAACGCTCCTGATAAGGAAACCTTAGCATATGCCCTACTCGACACGCAAAGCAGTCACACATTTGTTGATCAAGAGGTGTGTGAAAAACTTCAGGCAGTGTCGCAGCCAGTAAAATTGAAGCTCTCCACCATGATGGGGAAAGATTCAATTGTGGAGAGTCAAAGAGTATGTGATCTCAAAGTCAGAGGTTTCTCCTCAAACATTTCCATCAACTTACCTCCAGCCTACACGAGAGACTTTATTCCTCTTGACCGTGCACATATCCCCACCTGTCAAACAGCCAACAAATGGAAACACCTTAACAACATAGGCCAAGAGATACCCCCATTAATGGACTGTGGTGTTGGATTATTGATTGGCTATGACTGCTCGAGAGCGTTAATCCCGAGAAAAGTCATCACTGGGGGTGACTATGAACCCTACGCCATTAAAACTGATCTCGGTTGGAGCATTGTGGGAAGTGTGCCTCAGCATGTGAATGCTAAAGATGTGACTGGTCTTTGTCATCGAGTGTCTGTCAGAGAACTGCCACCTATAACGCCACCTTCGGTCATTAAGGCTCTTGAGTCTGATTTTGCAGACACAAAATCATGTGACAAAAGCATATCTCAAGAAGATATTTGCTTCTTGCAGATCTTAAGAGGAGGAGTTCAGCAAAACGAGCATGGTCACCTTGAGATGCCTCTCCCCTTTAAGGTACGTCCTCACCTTCCAGACAATAAAAAGCTGGCTTTGGCTCGCCTGAAGCACCTTAAAAGAAAGCTGGACAGAGATCCCAAGTTCAAAAGGGACTATGTAAGGTTCATGGAAGGTGTGTTCAAGGATGATGAGGCAGAGAAAGTAGACACCCAACCAGAGCCTGGAAAAACCTGGTATATCCCACATCAGGGGGTTTATCACCCCAGGAAACCAGACAAGATCCGGGTGGTTTTTGATTGCTCTGCAAAGTATGAAGGCACCTCATTAAATGATCATTTGTTAACAGGACCTGACCTTACAAATGGTCTCACAGCTGTACTATGCCGTTTCCGTAAACATCCCATTGCAGTCATGTGTGATGTGGAAAAGATGTTCCACCGGTTTCATGTCAGCAAAGAAGATAGGGACTATTTGCGGTTTCTCTGGTGGGAAAATGGGGACACAAACTCAGAACCCACAGAATACCGCATGAAAGTGCACCTGTTTGGAGCATCATCTTCCCCTGGCTGTGCAAATTATGGCATGAAACATCTTGCCAGTCAGAGTGAGAAAGAATGCCCCTCTGCAGCTAGCTTCATCAAGAAGCATTTTTACGTTGATGATGGCCTCATAAGTGTGCAATCAGTTGGCGAAGCAATTAAGTTAGTGAAGGAAGCCCAAGCTGTGTGTGCTAAAGGAAAGTTGCACCTTCACAAATTTCTTTCCAACAACCGAGAAGTACTTGATTCCATCAGCATTGCAGAACGCGCTGAGGAGGTAAAAAATGTTGATCTCAGTCATGATGACTTACCAGTGCAAAGAGTGTTAGGTATAAGATGGAACATTGAAAGTGACAGCTTCACCTTCAAGGTGACACCTGATGAGAAGCCAGCGACACGGCGAGGGATTCTCTCAGTCGTGGCCTCTTTATACGATCCTTTAGGGTTTCTAGCCCCATTTATTCTTGAAGGAAAAAGAGTGCTGCAGGAGATGTGTCAGAGAGGTACTGGGTGGGACGAACCACTACCCAGGGACTTGAAGTTCAGGTGGGAGACTTGGATGAAGGATTTGGAAAACCTTGAGAAGATCGAGATTCCAAGATGCTTCATACCTGACAGCTTTGGTGAGGTCCAGAGAGTTGAGCTACATCATTTTTCTGATGCAAGCAGTCAAGGGTATGGTCAGTGCTCTTACATCAGATTGTTGAGCAAGGAGAAAGTGCACTGCTCCTTGGTCATGGGCAAAGCAAGAGTTGCACCAACTAAAATAGTCACTATACCAAGGTTGGAGCTAACTGCTGCAGTAATCTCAGCAGCCATGAGCAACATGTTAAAGGAGGAGCTAGAGCTCAAGATCGATGAGGAATATTATTGGACAGATTCTCAAGTGGTTCTCGGCTACATCAGTAATGAAGCACGAAGGtttcatatctttgttgcaAACCGTGTCCAGAGAATTCGAGAAACCACTGACACAAGACAATGGCACTACGTTGAAACAGGGGAAAACCCTGCCGACCACGCCTCCAGAGGTCTCAAGGTGGCTGACCTCATTAACTCAAACTGGTTCTCTGGTCCTAAATTTTTATGGAAGAGAGAGATAGCCACAAACCAGGTTACATCAGAGCTACTGGTGGGAGATCCGGAGGTGAGGATTACACAGGTGCTGAAAACAGAGGCTGCAAGGCAATTTGATGTTCAAGGACACCTGTCACGGTTCTCAAGATGGACCACAGCGATCAATGTCATTGCCCGTATCAAGCGATTAGCTAATAGGGTAAAGACCACAGATCCTTTAAATGTGGAAGAGAGAAAGCAAGCTGCACTGACTCTTATCAAGCTTGCACAACAAGATGCTTTCCAAGAGCCGTTGAGCATGCTCCACCAGAAATCAGGAAAGCTACCTTACAACCACCAACTCTATCAGCTTGACCCGTTCCTTCAAGATGGTATAATGAGAGTGGGAGGAAGACTGAGAAAGGCTTCTGTGCCTTTTGAGCTGAGACACCCAGTAATCCTTCCCAAAGATGGCGCTGTCACAAACCTTATCATTGCTCATCACCATGACAAAATACAACACCAAGGCAGAGGACAAACTCTCAATGGGCTAAGGGCCAATGGTTACTGGATAGTTGGTGGAAGTAAAGCCGTAGCCCAATACATCAGGCAGTGTGTACGGTGCAGGAGGGTGCGCGCACCGCCAGAGGAACAACGGATGGCGGACTTACCGAGTGACCGTGTTGATCCCGCACCACCGTTCATTTACTGTGGCATGGACTGCTTCGGCCCTTTCCACACCAAGCGAGGTCGTAAAGAACAAAAACGGTACGGTCTCCTCTTCACATGTCTATGTTCCAGGGCAGTACACATCGAAATGCTGGAAGATATGACCTCTGATGCATTCATCAATGCCTTACGATGCTTCATAGCTATCCGTGGAGCTGTAAGACACATTAGATCGGATCAAGGCACTAACTTCATGGgtgcaaaaaatgaaatggcaaGGGCTCTGAAGGAACTGAATAAGGAAAGAGTGGCTGCATATTTGGCAGATAATCAATGCGACTTCCAGATGAACACACCACACTCAAGTCACACTGGAGGTGTCTGGGAGCGCCAAATCAGGACAGTGAGAAGTGTACTGAGCACAGTCCTCGCCTACAGTGATGGAAGATTGGACGATACCTCTCTAAGGACATTCCTTTATGAAGCTATGTCTATTGTAAATAGCCGTCCACTTACTGTCGATACTATCAACGACCCCACAAGTTTAGAGCCACTCACACCAAATCATTTGATTACGATGAAATCCTCGTTTCCACTTCCCCCACCAGGAAAGTTCAGCAAGGAAGACCTGTATGCTAAGAAACGGTGGAGACGGGTccagtttctgtctgaacaGTTTTGGCACAGATGGAGGAAGGAATACCTGTCAAACATTGCTCTGCGGCAACGATGGCATGCACCAAGGCGTAACGTGAATGTGGGTGATATTGTGATCATCAAAGAGGAGGACATCCCTCGCAACGAGTGGAAACTTGCTAAGGTTGTTGAAGCACATGAGGATGACGATGGACTGGTACGAAAAGTGACGGTGCAGATTGGAGAGCGGAAGTTAGGAAAAAAGGGTGAGCGCCTCAGCCAGCCATCCATCGTTCAAAGACCCATTCAGAAGTTAGTGGTGCTAGTTAAGAGTAGCTAA